In Capsicum annuum cultivar UCD-10X-F1 chromosome 11, UCD10Xv1.1, whole genome shotgun sequence, one genomic interval encodes:
- the LOC124888897 gene encoding uncharacterized protein LOC124888897 has translation MRQPDKLRVVSVIVTFDDDIDKLCEIDAVTTYDVGIMIVPIEERLGVEALDQCYRIFIKDFSKITNSLCKLLEKEVKFDFDEACLKAFECLKDKLVSARIIVSPNWSLSFETICDSSGVDLDVVFGQRIEKILHPIYYANKALNPA, from the exons ATGCGACAACCGGATAAGTTAAGGGTAGTATCTGTAATAGTCACCTTTGATGATGATATAGATAAACTCTGTGAGATTGATGCAGTGACTACCTATGATGTGGGAATAATGATTGTTCCCATTGAAGAGAGATTAGGTGTTGAAGCCTTAGACCA GTGTTACAGAATATTCATcaaagatttctcaaagattacAAATTCTTTATGcaagcttcttgagaaagaggtgaagtttgattttgatgaagcATGTCTGAAAGCTTTTGAGTGCTTAAAGGATAAGTTGGTGTCTGCTCGTATCATTGTGTCTCCTAATTGGTCCTTGTCATTCGAGACCATCTGTGATTCAAGTGGTGTGGATTTAGATGTTGTTTTTGGCCAAAGAATAGAAAAGATTCTGCACCCTATCTACTATGCTAACAAGGCATTGAACCCTGCTTAG